The following coding sequences lie in one Niabella agricola genomic window:
- the hemH gene encoding ferrochelatase translates to MRKTGVILMNLGSPDSTEVKDVKRYLDEFLMDKRVIDKPWLLRFLLIKGIIVPFRAPKSAEAYKAIWWKEGSPLIVLSKQLQEAVQKKTDLPVELSMRYGNPTPEAAYAALLKRMPDIEEVILMPLYPHYAMSSFETAVEHMKDAYKKKNYPFKLKVVPPFYKHPSYIHALAESMRPYLQDDFDQLLFSYHGIPERHVLKSDPTKQHCMQVENCCFKSSPSHPTCYRHQVTITSELVAKKLGLRKDQWQQSYQSRLGRDPWLLPNTQVRLPELPKEQVKKLVVVCPSFVSDCLETLEEIEMRGKEEFIENGGERYTYIPCMNTSALWVDAVLQLIEETRQA, encoded by the coding sequence ATGCGTAAAACAGGAGTAATATTAATGAATCTGGGATCTCCGGATTCAACCGAGGTAAAGGATGTGAAACGATACCTGGACGAGTTTTTAATGGACAAACGGGTAATTGACAAGCCCTGGTTGTTACGGTTCCTTCTCATCAAAGGCATTATTGTTCCGTTCAGGGCCCCGAAATCGGCAGAGGCCTACAAGGCCATCTGGTGGAAGGAAGGCTCACCACTAATCGTGTTATCAAAACAACTGCAGGAAGCCGTTCAGAAAAAGACGGATCTTCCGGTTGAACTCTCCATGCGCTATGGAAACCCAACACCGGAAGCAGCCTATGCCGCCCTGCTGAAACGTATGCCGGACATAGAAGAAGTAATCCTGATGCCTTTGTATCCGCATTACGCCATGAGCAGTTTTGAAACGGCGGTGGAGCATATGAAAGATGCTTACAAAAAAAAGAATTATCCGTTCAAACTAAAGGTGGTCCCTCCTTTCTATAAACATCCTTCCTATATCCATGCATTGGCTGAAAGCATGCGGCCTTACCTGCAGGACGATTTTGACCAGTTGTTATTCAGCTATCACGGTATTCCCGAACGGCATGTGCTGAAGAGCGATCCTACCAAGCAACACTGTATGCAGGTAGAGAATTGCTGCTTTAAATCGAGCCCATCACACCCTACCTGCTACCGGCACCAGGTAACCATTACCAGTGAGCTGGTGGCTAAAAAACTGGGATTGCGTAAAGATCAATGGCAGCAAAGCTACCAGAGCCGCCTGGGGCGCGATCCCTGGCTATTGCCCAATACACAGGTCCGCCTGCCGGAGCTGCCGAAAGAGCAGGTTAAAAAGCTGGTAGTAGTGTGCCCCTCATTTGTTAGTGATTGCCTGGAAACGCTGGAAGAAATTGAAATGCGGGGCAAGGAAGAATTTATCGAAAACGGCGGTGAGCGTTATACCTATATTCCCTGCATGAATACCAGCGCGCTTTGGGTGGATGCCGTGCTGCAGTTGATTGAAGAAACCCGGCAGGCATAG
- a CDS encoding cytochrome C oxidase subunit IV family protein, translating to MSQHYDPTKDISPSAAYPEVSFAHHTDDATFKRRVRKTTIILTLLTIAELILGFSIYALHKGEPSHALLLFIKGVVCILTLAKAYYIVSVFMHLGDEIRNFIMTIVVPLLLFIWFIIAFLADGHSYKNMRNQYDPYFKESTTPSGHPVIPSDAHKFSSQKGQRQ from the coding sequence ATGTCACAACATTACGATCCAACAAAAGATATTTCACCATCTGCAGCCTATCCGGAAGTAAGCTTCGCGCATCATACCGATGACGCTACGTTTAAGCGCAGGGTGCGAAAAACCACCATTATTCTTACACTGTTGACCATTGCAGAGCTAATCCTCGGTTTTTCGATCTATGCCCTGCATAAAGGAGAACCCAGTCACGCCCTGCTGCTTTTCATAAAAGGAGTCGTTTGTATCTTAACGCTGGCAAAAGCCTATTACATTGTTTCTGTGTTTATGCACCTCGGTGATGAGATCCGCAACTTTATTATGACCATCGTGGTTCCCTTGCTGTTGTTCATCTGGTTTATCATAGCCTTCCTGGCAGACGGCCATTCTTACAAGAATATGCGGAACCAGTATGATCCTTATTTCAAGGAAAGTACCACACCTTCCGGTCATCCGGTAATTCCTTCCGACGCGCATAAATTCAGCAGTCAGAAAGGGCAAAGACAATAA
- a CDS encoding ATP-binding protein yields MQKRNYNYFLLIFFAFLLVASIIFTQTLTDKATQALQKGNIEAVETFKTNNEMQHLVNMSFTLQSRFSQISTITRADSSDVLGDSLTLFGYNANILNEAIGRKGHIPNLKSLMDAVNAQLNLSYAVLDARQQNDAHLLNNLTDSLRKSKPGENVYRYGVLVEKFLENQLQQTLVTNSAHASQLSAYNRVLSIAAIIAVLIFTTIIVIRQWQQQVLIKELRLAREAAVKSKNAKDEFLANMSHELRTPLNSLIGFGNLLSDTPLNPTQKEYTTTIISNGYNLLHIVNDILDFSSIEAGKLRIKRIPFNLPELFEDLKRMFSALVNEKKLTYHWDIDPQTPTFIKGDPERLKQVLVNLINNAIKFTSYGGVHIHVGILPFEKEDAYKLVFSVKDTGEGIPKEKVDLIFDRFEQLEQMTTRQHGGTGLGLSIVKSLVEHMGGSVSVNSEIGLGSKFTFTAIFEKVTDAPVITHKKAGKPTADFSGHTALVVEDNAANRVLLKHLLKKYHLNIEVAENGLEALERIQEQHYDLILMDIQMPHMNGYKAISIIRDELHIHTPAIAMTAYVMENEIKRCFAAGFNDYISKPIEEPDIIGKILKWMPLRSGAESHASVTDTTGGMEFFMELVGGDEAVMKELLSEIGKQWELDKEALRASATAGNAQELARILHRVKSTFSAFGPNHPILELLKKHTITADSSAETMIRECEAFIQQVDKTGAVFTS; encoded by the coding sequence ATGCAAAAAAGAAACTATAACTATTTTTTGCTTATTTTCTTTGCTTTTTTACTCGTTGCTAGCATCATCTTTACGCAAACACTTACCGATAAAGCTACACAGGCGTTGCAAAAGGGAAATATTGAAGCGGTTGAAACCTTTAAGACCAACAATGAAATGCAACACCTCGTAAACATGTCGTTTACATTGCAATCCCGATTTAGTCAGATAAGCACTATTACCCGGGCGGACTCTTCCGACGTATTGGGCGATTCCCTAACATTGTTTGGATACAATGCAAACATTCTGAACGAAGCTATTGGCAGAAAAGGGCATATCCCTAACCTGAAAAGCCTCATGGATGCGGTAAATGCCCAGTTGAATCTTTCCTATGCCGTTTTAGACGCCCGGCAACAGAATGATGCCCATTTGCTGAATAACCTGACGGACTCTCTCCGGAAATCAAAGCCCGGTGAAAATGTATACCGCTACGGAGTACTGGTTGAAAAATTCCTGGAAAATCAATTACAGCAAACGCTGGTTACCAATTCAGCACATGCCAGTCAGCTTTCGGCGTATAACCGAGTATTATCCATTGCGGCAATTATTGCCGTGCTGATCTTTACAACGATTATCGTAATCCGCCAGTGGCAGCAGCAGGTGCTGATAAAAGAACTGCGCCTGGCGAGAGAGGCCGCCGTCAAAAGCAAAAATGCCAAGGATGAATTCCTGGCAAATATGAGTCATGAGCTGCGCACTCCCTTAAATTCGCTCATCGGGTTTGGAAATCTGCTATCTGATACACCGCTCAATCCGACTCAAAAAGAATATACAACTACCATTATTTCCAATGGGTATAACCTCCTGCATATTGTAAATGATATACTCGACTTTTCCTCTATAGAAGCGGGCAAGCTTCGCATCAAACGCATTCCCTTTAATCTGCCGGAATTATTTGAAGACCTGAAACGCATGTTTTCGGCCCTTGTAAATGAAAAGAAGCTGACTTATCACTGGGATATCGATCCGCAAACACCTACATTTATAAAAGGGGATCCGGAGCGGCTGAAGCAAGTGCTGGTGAACCTGATCAACAACGCCATTAAGTTTACATCTTATGGGGGTGTGCATATTCACGTGGGCATATTACCGTTTGAAAAGGAAGATGCTTATAAGCTGGTATTTAGTGTAAAAGATACCGGCGAAGGCATTCCGAAGGAAAAAGTGGATCTTATTTTTGACCGGTTTGAGCAACTGGAACAAATGACCACCCGCCAGCATGGCGGCACTGGCCTGGGTTTGAGCATTGTAAAAAGCCTGGTAGAGCATATGGGAGGATCGGTTTCTGTAAACAGCGAAATAGGGCTGGGATCCAAGTTTACGTTTACGGCTATTTTTGAAAAGGTAACAGATGCCCCTGTAATAACCCACAAAAAAGCGGGTAAACCAACCGCCGATTTTTCGGGACATACAGCATTGGTAGTAGAAGACAATGCGGCCAACCGGGTGTTGCTGAAGCACCTTTTAAAAAAGTACCATCTCAATATAGAAGTAGCCGAGAATGGCCTGGAGGCCCTGGAACGGATACAGGAGCAGCATTATGATCTGATTCTGATGGATATCCAGATGCCCCATATGAATGGTTATAAAGCTATATCCATCATCCGGGATGAATTGCATATTCATACACCCGCCATTGCGATGACTGCTTATGTTATGGAAAATGAAATCAAGCGGTGCTTTGCGGCAGGTTTTAATGACTATATTTCAAAACCCATTGAGGAACCCGATATTATCGGCAAGATACTAAAATGGATGCCGCTGCGGTCTGGTGCAGAATCACATGCTTCTGTAACGGATACAACCGGTGGTATGGAATTTTTTATGGAGCTGGTAGGCGGCGATGAAGCGGTGATGAAGGAACTGTTATCGGAAATCGGGAAGCAATGGGAACTGGATAAAGAAGCCCTGCGCGCATCTGCCACGGCGGGTAACGCCCAGGAGCTGGCGCGCATCCTGCATCGTGTTAAATCTACCTTTTCCGCGTTTGGCCCCAACCATCCGATACTGGAATTGTTAAAAAAACATACCATAACGGCAGATAGCAGTGCCGAAACAATGATCCGGGAATGTGAAGCGTTCATTCAACAGGTAGATAAAACAGGAGCCGTATTTACATCATAA
- a CDS encoding M1 family metallopeptidase, translated as MSKIPFFIAAFVLQYAAVAAQGLYMPRNIQNAVKKGTRTTNGLPGTNYWQNRGVYVINTTVNTAEKSVSGREKISYANNSPDTLRSVVIRFVNNIHKPEAPRAGQVPKDFLTSGLKILGFVVNGEHYSIDSDNWGTANKVDLNTPLPPRSKAEFEIEWTYPLSKLSGREGQIDPNTFFCAYSYPRISVYDDYNGWDLLPHTDGGEFYNDFNDYFVSIKVPTNYVVWATGTLDNAKEVLQPAAFRRFRESLSGNKIIHVATAKDMEQGAVTNFSEWNEWKFTAKNVTDFTFATSNHFVWDAGNVALADGNGLKRVSIQAAYKDTAADFKNYVEWTRYAIRWYSDHLPGVNYPYPTMTAIQGYADMEYPMMVNDASLRDLMDSRLTVDHEVAHTYFPFYMGINETRYAFMDEGWATTFEYLIGISENGKHMADSAYKSFRIKNWINNPATEMDQPLITMSSQLSGAGYGRNSYGKASLSYLALKDLLGDMPFKKALLHYINTWSGKHPTPWDYFYSINAGARQDLTWFWENWFFSNHYIDLKIKEARQGTNNTTITLENTGGFAVPFDVVLKPADGKEKRYHYTPEIWKKKERTVTFTVPSNGKIEQVEIDGGIFMDATPDDNIYRL; from the coding sequence GTGAGTAAAATACCTTTTTTTATTGCGGCATTTGTACTTCAATATGCGGCTGTTGCGGCGCAGGGACTTTACATGCCCCGGAATATTCAGAATGCCGTTAAAAAAGGAACCCGCACTACCAATGGTTTGCCGGGAACCAATTACTGGCAGAACCGGGGTGTGTATGTGATCAACACTACGGTGAATACGGCGGAAAAATCTGTTTCGGGCAGGGAAAAGATCTCCTATGCAAATAACAGTCCGGATACTTTGAGATCGGTAGTAATCCGGTTTGTAAATAATATTCACAAACCGGAAGCCCCGAGAGCGGGGCAGGTGCCAAAAGACTTCCTGACCTCCGGATTAAAGATCCTTGGATTTGTGGTGAATGGGGAACATTATTCGATCGACAGTGATAACTGGGGCACGGCAAATAAAGTAGACCTGAATACGCCGTTGCCGCCGCGGTCGAAAGCCGAATTTGAGATCGAATGGACCTACCCCTTGTCGAAGCTCAGCGGCCGTGAAGGGCAGATTGATCCCAATACCTTTTTCTGCGCTTATTCCTATCCACGGATCTCCGTGTATGACGATTACAACGGATGGGACCTGCTGCCGCACACCGATGGCGGTGAGTTTTATAATGATTTTAATGACTACTTCGTTTCTATTAAGGTGCCGACCAACTATGTGGTTTGGGCGACGGGCACCCTGGACAATGCAAAGGAGGTGCTGCAGCCGGCGGCGTTCCGGCGCTTCCGGGAATCGCTCTCCGGTAATAAAATTATTCATGTGGCCACAGCCAAAGACATGGAACAGGGAGCGGTAACCAATTTCAGCGAATGGAATGAGTGGAAATTTACAGCAAAGAATGTAACCGACTTCACCTTTGCTACCAGCAATCATTTTGTATGGGATGCGGGCAATGTGGCCCTCGCTGATGGTAACGGACTAAAAAGAGTCAGCATTCAGGCCGCCTACAAGGATACTGCTGCCGATTTCAAAAACTATGTAGAATGGACCCGGTATGCCATCCGCTGGTATTCGGATCACCTCCCCGGCGTTAACTACCCGTATCCCACCATGACGGCCATCCAGGGATATGCGGATATGGAATATCCCATGATGGTGAACGATGCCTCATTAAGGGATCTGATGGACTCCCGGCTGACGGTGGATCATGAAGTAGCACATACCTACTTCCCCTTTTATATGGGTATCAATGAAACCCGCTATGCATTTATGGACGAAGGATGGGCTACTACCTTTGAATACCTCATCGGTATTTCCGAAAATGGAAAGCATATGGCAGATAGTGCCTATAAAAGTTTCCGGATAAAGAACTGGATCAATAATCCTGCAACAGAAATGGACCAGCCCCTTATCACTATGTCGTCTCAATTGTCGGGAGCTGGATATGGAAGAAATTCTTATGGCAAGGCTTCCCTTTCCTATCTGGCTTTAAAAGACCTGTTGGGAGATATGCCTTTCAAAAAGGCCCTGCTTCATTATATAAATACCTGGAGCGGAAAACATCCGACACCCTGGGATTATTTTTATTCCATCAATGCGGGCGCCAGGCAGGATCTTACCTGGTTTTGGGAGAACTGGTTCTTTAGCAATCATTATATCGATCTTAAAATAAAAGAAGCCCGGCAGGGTACCAACAATACCACGATAACGCTGGAGAATACCGGCGGGTTTGCGGTGCCCTTTGATGTGGTCCTGAAACCGGCAGACGGAAAAGAAAAAAGATACCACTATACCCCGGAGATCTGGAAGAAAAAGGAAAGGACCGTCACCTTTACCGTCCCCAGCAATGGGAAAATAGAGCAGGTTGAAATTGACGGGGGCATTTTTATGGATGCCACTCCTGATGACAATATTTATCGGTTATGA
- the hemE gene encoding uroporphyrinogen decarboxylase — MQQEIKNDLILRTLRGEATERTPVWMMRQAGRYLPEYIQLREKYSFFERCQNPELACEITLQPVDIVGVDAAILFSDILVVPQAMGMEVQLVEKLGPLLPEPVKSVGDLQRLRVPDVNETLNYVFDAIKLIKKELNGRVPLIGFAGAPWTLLCYMVQGKGSKTFDEAKAFCYQQPETAHVLLQMITDTTIAYLKGQVAAGADVLQVFDSWGGLLSKHDFETFSLRYIRQIVAALKESVPVIVFAKGAWGSLAEMAATGASGLGIDWCIEPQVARSMAGNNITLQGNFDPAKLLAPIPQIEKETKAMLQAFGKDRHIANLGHGILPNVPVDHAKAFVNTVKEYRFSI, encoded by the coding sequence ATGCAACAGGAAATAAAAAACGACTTGATTTTAAGAACGCTTCGCGGAGAAGCCACGGAACGTACCCCGGTATGGATGATGCGTCAGGCAGGAAGATACTTGCCGGAATACATCCAACTCAGAGAAAAGTATTCCTTTTTTGAACGGTGCCAGAACCCCGAGCTGGCCTGCGAAATTACCTTGCAACCGGTAGACATTGTGGGTGTGGATGCGGCCATCCTGTTTTCAGACATCCTGGTGGTACCACAGGCGATGGGAATGGAAGTACAGCTGGTTGAAAAACTGGGCCCGCTGCTGCCAGAACCTGTAAAGAGCGTTGGCGATCTGCAGCGGCTCCGGGTACCCGATGTGAATGAAACATTGAACTACGTATTCGATGCGATAAAACTGATCAAAAAGGAACTGAACGGACGTGTGCCGCTGATTGGGTTTGCCGGAGCGCCCTGGACGTTGTTATGCTATATGGTTCAGGGAAAAGGCAGCAAAACCTTTGATGAAGCAAAGGCCTTTTGTTACCAGCAGCCGGAAACGGCCCATGTCTTGCTCCAAATGATCACCGATACCACTATTGCATACCTGAAAGGACAGGTGGCTGCCGGTGCCGATGTATTGCAGGTGTTTGACAGTTGGGGCGGATTGCTGAGCAAACACGATTTTGAAACATTTTCACTCCGCTACATCCGCCAGATCGTGGCGGCGTTGAAAGAAAGTGTTCCGGTGATCGTTTTTGCAAAAGGCGCCTGGGGATCACTGGCAGAAATGGCGGCAACAGGAGCTTCCGGACTGGGCATCGACTGGTGTATAGAGCCGCAGGTAGCCCGCAGCATGGCCGGTAATAATATAACCCTGCAAGGAAACTTTGATCCTGCAAAATTGCTGGCTCCCATTCCGCAGATCGAAAAAGAAACAAAAGCGATGCTGCAGGCATTTGGAAAGGACCGCCATATTGCCAATCTGGGACATGGCATCCTGCCCAATGTGCCCGTAGACCATGCAAAAGCTTTTGTAAATACGGTAAAGGAATACCGGTTTAGCATTTAA
- a CDS encoding uroporphyrinogen-III synthase, which translates to MRNKLLHILSTKLLDDALIRKAGDQVQLDCRSFLQTQPVAPEQVTALLADVPLLDQAVIFTSANAVTAVAAALTNQPRWRVFCIEAATRKKVQELLPGTTISASAPNGAQLVKQIIGHAPDPVVFFCGNLRLDTIPDGLKQNAISCREKVVYKTIKTPVHIDQHYDGILFYSPSGVESFFSLNKISPETSAFSIGPSTTRALKKYTSNIVEAAQPDVEQMIGMIADSTRRSARGSKDF; encoded by the coding sequence ATGCGCAATAAACTGCTTCATATTTTAAGTACAAAGCTATTGGATGATGCGCTCATCCGGAAGGCCGGGGACCAGGTACAGCTCGATTGCCGCTCTTTTCTGCAAACGCAACCGGTAGCACCGGAACAGGTAACAGCACTGCTGGCCGACGTGCCGCTTTTGGATCAAGCGGTTATTTTCACCAGTGCCAATGCCGTAACGGCAGTAGCCGCAGCGCTTACAAACCAGCCCCGGTGGAGGGTGTTCTGTATTGAAGCGGCCACCCGTAAAAAAGTGCAGGAATTATTGCCCGGCACCACAATCAGCGCTTCGGCACCCAACGGAGCACAACTGGTAAAACAGATTATCGGGCATGCACCAGACCCGGTGGTTTTTTTTTGTGGAAACCTGCGCCTGGATACGATTCCCGACGGTTTGAAACAGAACGCCATTTCCTGCCGGGAAAAAGTGGTTTATAAAACTATAAAAACACCGGTACACATTGACCAGCACTATGACGGGATCCTGTTCTATAGCCCGAGTGGCGTGGAGAGTTTTTTTTCACTAAATAAGATCAGCCCGGAAACGAGCGCATTTTCTATTGGCCCGTCTACAACCAGGGCCTTGAAAAAATATACCTCAAATATTGTAGAAGCAGCACAGCCCGATGTGGAGCAGATGATCGGAATGATTGCCGACAGTACCCGACGGTCGGCCCGGGGATCCAAAGATTTTTAA
- the hemC gene encoding hydroxymethylbilane synthase has translation MIRIGTRDSQLAVWQATQVKNLLENLGTPAALELVKSEGDLDQVTPLYSMGVQGVFTRVLDTALLNNRIDVAVHSMKDVPVQLPEGIVETAVLERASYNDILVLNPNWQAPDDKSQISDLRSQISGLETLNVETETFPLTIATSSVRRKAQWLHRFPGHTIENIRGNVNTRLRKLAESNWFGAIFAEAGLDRIGLKPANSISLNWMLPAPAQGAIMITARKGDTAVLRACSRINHAETAYCVKAERDFLSALMGGCATPISALATIHQNNLHFKGSIVTPDGWQKIEMDETYAIDAANAAGKAAAAKILEKGAGPLIAKMNHAQ, from the coding sequence ATGATCCGTATTGGCACCCGAGACAGTCAGCTGGCCGTTTGGCAGGCCACCCAGGTAAAAAACCTCCTGGAAAATTTAGGCACCCCCGCAGCGTTGGAATTGGTTAAAAGCGAAGGAGACCTTGACCAGGTAACCCCTCTTTATTCCATGGGGGTTCAGGGTGTTTTTACCAGAGTACTGGACACCGCTTTACTGAATAACCGGATTGATGTGGCGGTGCACAGCATGAAAGATGTGCCTGTTCAATTGCCCGAAGGAATTGTAGAAACTGCTGTTCTGGAACGCGCCTCCTATAACGATATCCTGGTCTTAAATCCCAACTGGCAGGCGCCGGATGACAAATCTCAGATTTCAGATTTGAGATCTCAGATCTCAGGTCTTGAAACTTTAAACGTTGAAACTGAAACATTTCCCCTAACTATCGCCACCAGCAGTGTACGTCGTAAAGCGCAATGGCTGCACCGGTTCCCGGGTCATACCATCGAAAATATCCGTGGAAACGTAAATACACGGCTGCGCAAGCTTGCCGAAAGCAATTGGTTCGGAGCCATTTTTGCCGAAGCAGGTCTGGATCGTATTGGATTGAAACCGGCCAACAGCATCAGCCTTAACTGGATGCTGCCCGCCCCCGCCCAGGGTGCCATCATGATCACCGCCCGGAAAGGAGATACAGCAGTACTGCGTGCATGCAGCCGCATCAATCATGCAGAAACGGCGTATTGTGTAAAAGCCGAAAGAGATTTTTTAAGCGCGCTCATGGGGGGCTGTGCCACACCGATCAGCGCGCTGGCAACCATTCATCAAAACAACCTGCATTTCAAAGGAAGTATTGTTACACCCGATGGTTGGCAAAAAATAGAAATGGATGAAACCTATGCAATCGATGCAGCCAACGCAGCCGGGAAAGCCGCCGCTGCGAAGATTTTGGAAAAAGGAGCAGGGCCGTTAATTGCGAAAATGAACCATGCGCAATAA
- the hemA gene encoding glutamyl-tRNA reductase encodes MSLEEFHISKQVLDRFCIAGINYHKADAATRGLFSITNEAFVTLGKSAKAAGLKSVFVVSTCNRTEIYGFAESVMQLVELLVPHTHGDKAAFYECGYFKNGEEALQHLFNVAAGLDSQILGDYEILGQLKRAVDTARGQQLIGPVMDRMLSFAFQASKKIKTETNLSDGTVSVSFAAIELLQNIKDIAQKKVLIIGAGKFGVNVCKNLNTYLPHTSVTIMNRTDAVAEQIAADHGIRFASYADKAAAIRASDIVIVCTNASEPMVVPAHVAPGAKQLFLDLSVPVNVHPAIRNMDQVTVIDVDEISNTILDKTLAKRKAEVPRALNIIEYFKKEFLGWLRDYHYALHLKTWKNKLREIDLMQTGVCEFYKDKELISETERVMRAQKAVKQLAVNLKVRHDKGCQFISSINDYLQLL; translated from the coding sequence ATGTCGTTAGAAGAATTTCATATTTCAAAGCAGGTTTTAGATCGTTTTTGCATTGCGGGCATTAACTATCATAAGGCCGACGCAGCAACCAGAGGACTGTTTTCCATTACAAATGAGGCATTTGTCACGTTAGGAAAAAGTGCAAAGGCGGCAGGCCTAAAAAGTGTATTTGTGGTATCTACCTGCAACCGGACGGAGATCTACGGATTTGCAGAATCGGTAATGCAGTTGGTGGAGTTGCTGGTGCCTCACACGCATGGCGATAAAGCAGCTTTTTACGAGTGCGGTTATTTTAAGAATGGTGAGGAAGCACTGCAGCACCTGTTCAATGTAGCAGCAGGTCTTGATTCGCAGATACTGGGCGACTATGAAATCCTGGGGCAGCTGAAAAGAGCGGTGGACACGGCTCGTGGTCAGCAACTGATTGGCCCGGTAATGGACCGGATGCTGAGTTTTGCATTCCAGGCTTCAAAAAAAATAAAAACAGAAACCAATCTCAGCGACGGAACTGTTTCTGTTTCATTTGCTGCGATTGAATTATTACAGAATATAAAAGACATCGCGCAGAAAAAAGTGCTGATCATCGGTGCCGGAAAATTTGGAGTAAACGTTTGCAAAAACCTGAACACCTATTTGCCGCATACTTCTGTTACGATTATGAACCGTACGGATGCCGTTGCAGAACAGATCGCTGCAGATCATGGGATCCGGTTTGCTTCCTATGCGGATAAAGCTGCTGCAATTCGTGCTTCCGATATTGTAATTGTATGTACGAATGCCAGCGAGCCCATGGTGGTACCAGCGCATGTGGCACCCGGCGCAAAGCAATTATTCCTGGATCTTTCTGTGCCGGTGAATGTACATCCGGCTATCCGGAACATGGATCAGGTTACGGTAATTGACGTGGATGAGATTTCGAATACCATACTGGATAAAACCCTGGCGAAGCGCAAAGCAGAAGTGCCCCGGGCACTCAATATTATTGAGTATTTCAAAAAGGAGTTTCTGGGCTGGCTGAGAGATTATCATTATGCCCTTCACCTGAAAACCTGGAAAAACAAACTACGTGAAATTGATTTAATGCAAACAGGTGTTTGCGAATTTTATAAGGATAAAGAACTGATCAGCGAAACAGAGCGGGTAATGCGCGCCCAAAAGGCGGTAAAGCAGCTGGCGGTAAACCTCAAAGTGCGGCACGATAAAGGCTGCCAGTTTATCAGCAGTATCAACGATTACCTGCAGCTTCTCTGA
- a CDS encoding CopD family protein produces MTYLYLKAVHIIFVVTWFAGLFYMPRLFIYNVEANEQPQPAQELLHRQFTKMMKPLWYGITWPSAIITLIMGLSVLFKGSWAQTLLKPEGFWLLLKLILVLFLYAYHYSLHRIFKQQMAGIYKYNSDQLRMWNEVATIFLVAIVMLVVVKKEISVIWGLVGMLLLIFILMLAIRIYKRVRNRKTRG; encoded by the coding sequence TTGACTTATTTATATTTAAAAGCAGTTCATATTATTTTTGTGGTTACCTGGTTTGCAGGACTTTTTTACATGCCGCGGTTGTTCATTTACAACGTGGAAGCCAATGAACAGCCACAGCCGGCGCAGGAATTGCTGCACCGCCAGTTCACCAAAATGATGAAGCCGCTCTGGTATGGTATTACCTGGCCTTCGGCGATCATTACACTGATTATGGGGCTTTCCGTATTGTTTAAGGGCTCCTGGGCACAAACGCTTTTAAAACCCGAAGGTTTCTGGCTCCTGCTGAAGCTGATCCTGGTGTTGTTTTTATACGCCTACCATTACTCGCTGCACCGGATTTTTAAACAGCAAATGGCTGGAATTTATAAATACAACTCCGACCAGTTGCGGATGTGGAACGAGGTGGCCACCATCTTCCTGGTTGCGATTGTTATGCTGGTTGTGGTAAAAAAAGAGATCAGTGTTATCTGGGGCTTGGTGGGTATGCTCCTGCTGATCTTTATCCTGATGCTGGCCATCCGCATTTATAAACGGGTGCGCAATAGAAAAACAAGGGGTTGA